Proteins found in one Subtercola endophyticus genomic segment:
- the argJ gene encoding bifunctional glutamate N-acetyltransferase/amino-acid acetyltransferase ArgJ codes for MSVTTPAGFEAAGIARGLKSTGALDLALVVNRGPSNAAAAVFTSNRCKANPILWSERVIDDGVVSAVILNSGGANCYTGSFGFQTTHQTAEAVAETLGVAAADVIVCSTGLIGTGDQVFRDKVVGGVAPVAAALRADGGGDAALAIMTTDTKPKQAVAGGDGWSIGGMAKGAGMLAPGLATMLVVITTDADLPSAALDTALRAATRVTFDRLDSDGCMSTNDTVALMASGASGITPDVAQFTTALTALCHDLALQLQADAEGASHDITITVVNAEEEDQAVVVARAVSRSNLFKAAIFGNDPNWGRVLAAAGTVPEAEASFDPYNIDVTINGVMICKAGEPFEDRDLIDLTPRAVTVLIDLHAGTESASIYTNDLTHDYVHENSAYAS; via the coding sequence GTGAGTGTCACCACCCCCGCCGGATTCGAGGCGGCCGGAATCGCTCGTGGGCTGAAGTCCACCGGCGCACTCGATCTCGCCCTGGTCGTGAATCGTGGTCCGAGCAACGCGGCCGCAGCCGTGTTCACCTCGAACCGCTGCAAAGCCAACCCGATTCTCTGGTCGGAGCGGGTCATCGACGACGGGGTCGTCTCCGCGGTCATCCTCAACTCCGGCGGCGCGAACTGCTACACCGGCTCGTTCGGGTTTCAGACCACCCATCAGACGGCCGAGGCCGTCGCTGAGACTCTCGGCGTGGCGGCAGCAGACGTCATCGTGTGTTCGACCGGGCTCATCGGCACCGGCGACCAGGTCTTTCGCGACAAGGTCGTCGGCGGCGTGGCACCCGTAGCCGCAGCCTTGCGAGCCGACGGCGGCGGCGACGCTGCGCTGGCCATCATGACCACCGACACCAAGCCGAAGCAGGCGGTCGCCGGGGGCGACGGATGGTCGATCGGCGGTATGGCGAAAGGCGCGGGCATGCTCGCTCCCGGCCTCGCTACCATGCTCGTGGTGATCACAACCGACGCCGATCTGCCGTCCGCTGCGCTCGACACCGCGCTGCGAGCGGCTACCCGGGTGACCTTCGACCGTCTCGACTCCGACGGCTGCATGTCGACGAACGATACGGTCGCCCTGATGGCGAGCGGAGCATCCGGAATCACCCCCGACGTCGCCCAGTTCACCACAGCCTTGACGGCGCTCTGCCACGACCTCGCCCTGCAGTTGCAGGCCGACGCCGAAGGGGCGAGCCACGACATCACCATCACCGTGGTCAACGCCGAGGAAGAAGACCAGGCGGTCGTGGTGGCCCGCGCTGTCTCTCGCAGCAATCTGTTCAAGGCGGCGATCTTCGGCAACGATCCGAACTGGGGTCGTGTGCTGGCCGCGGCAGGAACCGTGCCCGAGGCCGAAGCGAGCTTCGACCCGTACAACATCGATGTGACGATCAACGGCGTGATGATCTGCAAGGCAGGCGAGCCCTTCGAAGACCGCGACCTCATCGACCTCACGCCGAGGGCCGTCACCGTGCTCATCGATCTGCACGCCGGAACCGAATCCGCGTCGATCTACACCAACGACCTGACCCACGACTATGTGCACGAGAACAGTGCGTACGCGAGCTGA